The following are encoded together in the Chlorocebus sabaeus isolate Y175 chromosome 20, mChlSab1.0.hap1, whole genome shotgun sequence genome:
- the NHLH1 gene encoding helix-loop-helix protein 1 produces the protein MMLNSDTMELDLPPNHSETESGFSDCGGGAGPDGAGPGGPGGGQARGPEPGEPGRKDMQHLSREERRRRRRATAKYRTAHATRERIRVEAFNLAFAELRKLLPTLPPDKKLSKIEILRLAICYISYLNHVLDV, from the coding sequence ATGATGCTCAACTCAGACACCATGGAGCTGGACCTGCCACCCAACCACTCAGAGACTGAGTCGGGCTTCAGTGACTgtgggggcggggcgggcccTGATGGTGCTGGGCCTGGGGGTCCGGGAGGGGGCCAGGCCCGAGGCCCAGAGCCGGGAGAGCCTGGTCGGAAAGACATGCAGCATCTGAGCCGCGAGGAGCGCCGGCGCCGGCGCCGCGCCACAGCCAAGTACCGCACGGCCCATGCCACGCGAGAGCGCATCCGCGTGGAAGCCTTCAACCTGGCCTTCGCCGAGCTGCGCAAGCTGCTGCCCACGCTGCCTCCCGACAAGAAGCTCTCCAAGATTGAGATCCTGCGCCTGGCCATCTGCTATATCTCCTACCTGAACCACGTGCTGGACGTCTGA
- the NCSTN gene encoding nicastrin isoform X2: MATAVGGSGADLGSRGLLRLLSFCVLLAGLCRGNSVERKIYIPLNKTAPCVRLLNATHQIGCQSSISGDTGVIHVVEREEDLQWVLTDGPNPPYMVLLESKLFTRDLMEKLKGRTSRIAGLAVSLTKPNPASGFSPSVQCPNDGFGVYSNSYGPEFAHCREIQWNSLGNGLAYEDFSFPIFLLEDENETKVIKQCYQDHNLSQNGSAPAFPLCAMQLFSHMHAVISTATCMRRSSIQSTFSINPEIVCDPLSDYNVWSMLKPINTTGTLKPDDRVVVAATRLDSRSFFWNVAPGAESAVASFVTQLAAAEALQKAPDVTTLPRNVMFVFFQGETFDYIGSSRMVYDMEKGKFPVQLENVDSFVELGQVALRTSLELWMHTDPVSQKNDSVRNQVEDLLATLEKSGAGVPAVILRRPNQSQPLPPSSLQRFLRARNISGVVLADHSGAFHNKYYQSIYDTAENINVSYPEWLSPEEDLNFVTDTAKALADVATVLGRALYELAGGTNFSDTVQADPQTVTRLLYGFLIKANNSWFQSILRQDLRSYLGDGPLQHYIAVSSPTNTTYVVQYALANLTGTVVNLTREQCQDPSKVPSENKDLYEYSWVQGPLNSNETDRLPRCVRSTARLARALSPAFELSQWSSTEYSTWTESRWKDIRARIFLIASKELEFITLIVGFGILVFSLIVTYCINAKADVLFIAPREPGAVSY; encoded by the exons ATGGCCACGGCAGTGGGTGGCTCTGGGGCAGACCTGGGAAGTCGGGGTCTCCTTCGTCTTCTGTCTTTCTGCGTCCTACTAGCag GTTTGTGCAGGGGAAACTCAGTGGAGAGGAAGATATATATCCCCTTAAATAAAACAGCTCCCTGTGTTCGCCTGCTGAATGCCACTCATCAGATTGGCTGCCAGT CTTCAATTAGTGGAGACACAGGGGTTATCCACGTAGTAGAGAGAGAAGAGGACCTACAGTGGGTATTGACTGATGGCCCCAACCCCCCTTACATGGTTCTGCTGGAGAGCAAGCTTTTTACCAG GGATTTAATGGAGAAGCTAAAAGGGAGAACCAGCCGAATTGCTGGTCTTGCAGTGTCCTTGACCAAGCCCAATCCTGCCTCAGGATTCTCTCCTAGTGTGCAGTGCCCAAATGATGGGTTTG GTGTTTACTCCAACTCCTATGGGCCAGAGTTTGCTCACTGCAGAGAAATACAGTGGAACTCACTGGGCAATGGTTTGGCTTATGAAGACTTTAGTTTCCCCATCTTTCTTCTTGAAGATGAAAATGAAACCAAGGTTATCAAGCAG TGCTATCAAGATCACAACCTGAGTCAGAATGGCTCAGCACCAGCTTTCCCACTGTGTGCCATGCAGCTCTTCTCACACATGCACGCTGTCATCAGCACTGCCACCTGCATGCGGCGCAGCTCCATCCAAAGCACCTTCAGCATCAACCCAG AAATCGTCTGTGACCCCCTGTCTGATTACAATGTGTGGAGCATGCTAAAGCCTATAAATACAACTGGGACATTAAAGCCTGACGACAGGGTTGTGGTTGCTGCCACCCGG CTGGATAGTCGTTCCTTTTTCTGGAATGTGGCCCCAGGGGCTGAAAGTGCGGTGGCTTCCTTCGTCACCCAGCTGGCTGCTGCTGAAGCTTTGCAAAAGGCACCCGATGTGACCACCCTGCCCCGCAATGTCATGTTTGTCTTCTTCCAAGGG GAAACTTTTGACTACATTGGCAGCTCGAGGATGGTCTACGATATGGAGAAGGGCAAGTTTCCTGTGCAGTTAGAGAATGTGGACTCATTTGTGGAGCTGGGACAG GTGGCCTTAAGAACCTCACTAGAGCTTTGGATGCACACAGATCCTGTGTCTCAGAAAAATGATTCTGTACGGAACCAG GTGGAGGATCTCCTGGCCACATTGGAGAAGAGTGGTGCTGGCGTCCCTGCTGTCATCCTCAGGAGGCCAAATCAGTCCCAGCCTCTCCCACCATCTTCCCTGCAGCGATTTCTTCGAGCTCGAAACATCTCTGGTGTTGTTCTGGCTGACCACTCTGGTGCCTTCCATAACAA ATATTACCAGAGTATTTACGACACTGCTGAGAACATTAATGTGAGCTATCCTGAATGGCTGAGCCCTGAAGAGGACCTGAACTTTGTAACAGACACTGCCAAG GCCCTGGCAGATGTGGCCACGGTGCTGGGACGTGCTCTGTATGAGCTTGCAGGAGGAACCAACTTCAGCGACACAGTTCAGGCTGATCCCCAAACG GTTACCCGTCTGCTCTATGGGTTCCTGATTAAAGCCAACAACTCATGGTTCCAGTCTATTCTCAGGCAGGACCTAAGGTCCTACTTGG GTGATGGGCCTCTTCAACATTACATCGCTGTCTCCAGCCCCACCAACACCACTTATGTTGTACAGTATGCCTTGGCAAATTTGACTGGCACAGTGGTCAACCTCACCCGAGAGCAGTGCCAGGATCCAAGTAAAGTCCCAAGTGAAAACAAGGAT CTGTATGAGTACTCGTGGGTCCAGGGCCCTTTGAATTCCAATGAGACGGACCGACTCCCCCGGTGTGTGCGTTCCACTGCACGATTAGCCAGGGCCTTGTCTCCTGCCTTCGAACTGAGTCAGTGGAGCTCTACTGAATACTCTACATGGACTGAGAGCCGCTGGAAAGATATCCGTGCCCGGATATTTCTCATCGCCAGCAAAGAGCTTGAG TTTATCACCCTGATAGTAGGCTTCGGCATCCTCGTCTTCTCCCTCATCGTCACCTACTGCATCAATGCCAAAGCTGATGTCCTTTTCATTGCTCCCCGGGAGCCAGGAGCTGTGTCATACTGA
- the NCSTN gene encoding nicastrin isoform X1, whose protein sequence is MATAVGGSGADLGSRGLLRLLSFCVLLAGLCRGNSVERKIYIPLNKTAPCVRLLNATHQIGCQSSISGDTGVIHVVEREEDLQWVLTDGPNPPYMVLLESKLFTRDLMEKLKGRTSRIAGLAVSLTKPNPASGFSPSVQCPNDGFGVYSNSYGPEFAHCREIQWNSLGNGLAYEDFSFPIFLLEDENETKVIKQCYQDHNLSQNGSAPAFPLCAMQLFSHMHAVISTATCMRRSSIQSTFSINPEIVCDPLSDYNVWSMLKPINTTGTLKPDDRVVVAATRLDSRSFFWNVAPGAESAVASFVTQLAAAEALQKAPDVTTLPRNVMFVFFQGETFDYIGSSRMVYDMEKGKFPVQLENVDSFVELGQVALRTSLELWMHTDPVSQKNDSVRNQVEDLLATLEKSGAGVPAVILRRPNQSQPLPPSSLQRFLRARNISGVVLADHSGAFHNKYYQSIYDTAENINVSYPEWLSPEEDLNFVTDTAKALADVATVLGRALYELAGGTNFSDTVQADPQTVTRLLYGFLIKANNSWFQSILRQDLRSYLGDGPLQHYIAVSSPTNTTYVVQYALANLTGTVVNLTREQCQDPSKVPSENKDLYEYSWVQGPLNSNETDRLPRCVRSTARLARALSPAFELSQWSSTEYSTWTESRWKDIRARIFLIASKELEVECNGAISAHCNLRTPGSSDSPTSASQEAGITDVCHHARLIFLISSKDDFHHVGQAGLELLMSGDPPALPSQSAGITGMSHCAQPGGLSSQIV, encoded by the exons ATGGCCACGGCAGTGGGTGGCTCTGGGGCAGACCTGGGAAGTCGGGGTCTCCTTCGTCTTCTGTCTTTCTGCGTCCTACTAGCag GTTTGTGCAGGGGAAACTCAGTGGAGAGGAAGATATATATCCCCTTAAATAAAACAGCTCCCTGTGTTCGCCTGCTGAATGCCACTCATCAGATTGGCTGCCAGT CTTCAATTAGTGGAGACACAGGGGTTATCCACGTAGTAGAGAGAGAAGAGGACCTACAGTGGGTATTGACTGATGGCCCCAACCCCCCTTACATGGTTCTGCTGGAGAGCAAGCTTTTTACCAG GGATTTAATGGAGAAGCTAAAAGGGAGAACCAGCCGAATTGCTGGTCTTGCAGTGTCCTTGACCAAGCCCAATCCTGCCTCAGGATTCTCTCCTAGTGTGCAGTGCCCAAATGATGGGTTTG GTGTTTACTCCAACTCCTATGGGCCAGAGTTTGCTCACTGCAGAGAAATACAGTGGAACTCACTGGGCAATGGTTTGGCTTATGAAGACTTTAGTTTCCCCATCTTTCTTCTTGAAGATGAAAATGAAACCAAGGTTATCAAGCAG TGCTATCAAGATCACAACCTGAGTCAGAATGGCTCAGCACCAGCTTTCCCACTGTGTGCCATGCAGCTCTTCTCACACATGCACGCTGTCATCAGCACTGCCACCTGCATGCGGCGCAGCTCCATCCAAAGCACCTTCAGCATCAACCCAG AAATCGTCTGTGACCCCCTGTCTGATTACAATGTGTGGAGCATGCTAAAGCCTATAAATACAACTGGGACATTAAAGCCTGACGACAGGGTTGTGGTTGCTGCCACCCGG CTGGATAGTCGTTCCTTTTTCTGGAATGTGGCCCCAGGGGCTGAAAGTGCGGTGGCTTCCTTCGTCACCCAGCTGGCTGCTGCTGAAGCTTTGCAAAAGGCACCCGATGTGACCACCCTGCCCCGCAATGTCATGTTTGTCTTCTTCCAAGGG GAAACTTTTGACTACATTGGCAGCTCGAGGATGGTCTACGATATGGAGAAGGGCAAGTTTCCTGTGCAGTTAGAGAATGTGGACTCATTTGTGGAGCTGGGACAG GTGGCCTTAAGAACCTCACTAGAGCTTTGGATGCACACAGATCCTGTGTCTCAGAAAAATGATTCTGTACGGAACCAG GTGGAGGATCTCCTGGCCACATTGGAGAAGAGTGGTGCTGGCGTCCCTGCTGTCATCCTCAGGAGGCCAAATCAGTCCCAGCCTCTCCCACCATCTTCCCTGCAGCGATTTCTTCGAGCTCGAAACATCTCTGGTGTTGTTCTGGCTGACCACTCTGGTGCCTTCCATAACAA ATATTACCAGAGTATTTACGACACTGCTGAGAACATTAATGTGAGCTATCCTGAATGGCTGAGCCCTGAAGAGGACCTGAACTTTGTAACAGACACTGCCAAG GCCCTGGCAGATGTGGCCACGGTGCTGGGACGTGCTCTGTATGAGCTTGCAGGAGGAACCAACTTCAGCGACACAGTTCAGGCTGATCCCCAAACG GTTACCCGTCTGCTCTATGGGTTCCTGATTAAAGCCAACAACTCATGGTTCCAGTCTATTCTCAGGCAGGACCTAAGGTCCTACTTGG GTGATGGGCCTCTTCAACATTACATCGCTGTCTCCAGCCCCACCAACACCACTTATGTTGTACAGTATGCCTTGGCAAATTTGACTGGCACAGTGGTCAACCTCACCCGAGAGCAGTGCCAGGATCCAAGTAAAGTCCCAAGTGAAAACAAGGAT CTGTATGAGTACTCGTGGGTCCAGGGCCCTTTGAATTCCAATGAGACGGACCGACTCCCCCGGTGTGTGCGTTCCACTGCACGATTAGCCAGGGCCTTGTCTCCTGCCTTCGAACTGAGTCAGTGGAGCTCTACTGAATACTCTACATGGACTGAGAGCCGCTGGAAAGATATCCGTGCCCGGATATTTCTCATCGCCAGCAAAGAGCTTGAG gtggagtgcaatggtgcgatctcggctcattgcaacctccgtaccccaggttcaagtgattctcctacttcagcctcccaagaagctgggattacagacgtgtgccaccatgcccggctaatttttttaatttctagtaaagatgattttcaccatgttggtcaggctggtcttgaactcctgatgtcaggtgatccacccgccttgccctcccaaagtgctgggattacaggcatgagccactgtgcccagccaggaggcCTTTCTTCACAGATAGTTTGA